In a single window of the Papaver somniferum cultivar HN1 chromosome 8, ASM357369v1, whole genome shotgun sequence genome:
- the LOC113304356 gene encoding protein PHOTOSYSTEM I ASSEMBLY 2, chloroplastic-like encodes MEISMCMCGRPEIFGQISMRTVPFLRRRETGYKVSSIRASVVDSYGSSSSSKFAKRMEQAWVISEQPRPVACSSCHSHGHVECKWCGGTGFFIIGDNMLCQVPSRNTSCVICTGKGSMCCSDCKGTGFRAKWLGESPTSE; translated from the exons ATGGAAATTTCTATGTGTATGTGTGGAAGACCTGAAATCTTTGGTCAAATTTCTATGAGAACAGTACCATTTttaagaagaagagaaactgGTTATAAGGTTTCTAGTATTAGAGCTTCAGTAGTGGATTCTTATGGAAGTTCTTCTTCATCCAAGTTTGCAAAGAGAATGGAGCAAGCCTGGGTTATCTCCGAG CAACCTAGGCCAGTTGCCTGTTCATCTTGTCACTCACATGGGCACGTTGAATGCAAATGGTGTGGCGGTACTGGTTTCTTCATTATCGGTGATAATATGCTTTGTCAAGTCCCTTCCAGAAACACTAGCTGTGTAATATGTACTGGGAAG GGTTCAATGTGCTGCTCTGACTGTAAAGGAACAGGCTTCCGCGCGAAGTGGTTAGGTGAATCTCCAACCAGTGAGTAG